The genomic window GGTAGAACTTGTAGTTCAGCTTGAGGCGGCCGACCTTCGAGAGGTCGTAGCGCTCCGGGTTGAAGAAGAGGTCGTGGAAGAGCTTCTTCGCGGTCTCGAGCGTCGGGGGATCGCCCGGGCGCAGGCGACGGTAGATCTCGAGGATCGCGTCTTCCGTGGTCTTCACCTTCTCCGCGAGGAGCGTGTCACGAAGGTACGAGCCGACGTTGAGGCCGTCGATGAACAGAATGCGGAACGAGTCGATGCCCGCCTCGCGAAGCTTCTCGAGCTTCGGCTCCGTCACCTCTTCGTTGACCTCGAGGAGAACCTCGCCGGTCTCCGGGTCGACGACGTCGTGCGCCGCGACCTTCGAAACGAGCTCCTCCGCGTCCACCGGCATGCGGTCGATCTTGGCTTCCTTGAGCTTCTTGATCGCGGCCTTGGTGAACTTGGTGTTCTTCTTGACGATGATCTCGCTGCCGACCTTGACGTCGCGCGTGGCGCGTTGGCCCGCGAGCAAGTCGTATTCGACGCTCTTGCCGAACTTGCCACCCTTCTCGATGAACACCGTTTCGGTGTTGTAGAAGTAGTTGAGCAGGTCTTGCGTCGAGTAGCCGAGCGCACGAAGCAGGTTCGTGGCGTGCATCTTTCGGCGACGGTCGATGCGGACGTAGATGATGTCCTTCGGGTCGAACTCGAAGTCGAGCCACGAGCCGCGGTACGGAATGACGCGCGCGCTGTAGAGGACCTTGCCGCTCGAGTGCGTCTTGCCCTTGTCGTGGTCGAAGAAGACGCCCGGGCTGCGGTGCAGCTGGCTGACGACGACGCGTTCCGTTCCGTTGATGATGAACGTTCCTGTGTCCGTCATCAGCGGGATTTCGCCGAAGTAGACCTCTTGCTCCTTGAGGTCCATGACGAAGCGCTCACCGTTGTCGCCCGTCTTGTAGATGTGAAGCTGCGTCGTCACCTTGATGGGCGCGGCGTAGGTCATGCCGCGAGCGCGGCACTCTTCGACGTCGTACTTGGGCTTCTCGAGGTTGTACCCGCAGAAGACAAGCTCGCTCATCCCGTTGAAGTCCTTGATCGGGAAGACGCTTCGGAAGACGGCTTGCAAGCCGATCTCCTGGCGCTCCTCCGACGGGATCGTCGCTTGGAGGAACTTGTCATACGACGTCTTTTGGATGTCGATGAGGTTCGGGACCTCGATGACCCGGCGGACGCCGCCGAGAGTCTTACGGATACGGAAGTTCGATTGGATGACGTTCGCCATCGCAGCTCCTCGAGAAGGCACTCGACAACGGCTCGAGTGCACCCTCTTTCATGGTGACAACGGACACATAAGCGGCCCCGCGCCGGTGAGCACTAAGGGCAAAAGAGAAGCGCAGGAAGGGACGAACGCGGCGGGATCTCTCCCGTCGCGCCGTCCCAACCGGGCGCTAAGCAAAACGAAAATTCGTCACGCTTACTTGAGCTCGACCTTCGCGCCGGCTTCTTCGAGCTTCTTCTTGAAGTCCTCGGCTTCGGCCTTGGAGACGCCTTCCTTGAGGGTCTTGGGGGCGCCTTCGACGAGGTCCTTGGCTTCCTTGAGGCCAAGGCCCGTGATCTCGCGAACGACCTTGATGACGTTGATCTTGTTCGCGCCGGACTCCTTGAGCTCGACGGTGAACTCGGTCTTCTCCTCGGCCGGCGCAGCGGCCGCGCCACCGCCAGCAGCCGGACCGGCCGCAACGGCAACGGGAGCGGCTTTGACGCCCCACTTGTCTTCGAGGGTCTTGATCATCTCAGCGAGCTGGATGACGGGCATGTTGGAGAGGAAGTCGACAACCTGCTCCTTGGTGAGATCGGCCATTTTGAATTCTCCGTATTCGAATCGAAAGATGAGTAATTTTTGAGGCCCGCGAGCGGACCGGAACCATTTGTCGGGAGAGCCCGACGAGTGACGTCAGCCCTTCCGCTCCTTCGCCGCCAATGCGTAGACGAAGTTCTGCGTGGGAGCTTGGAGGAGTGCCACGAGCTGCTGCATGGGCGCCTGGAAGGTCGCGAGCAGCGTTGCCCGAAGCTCGTCTTTGCCGGGCATCGTAGCGAGCTGCTCCTCAACGGCTTTGCCGGTGAGGATCGTGCCGTCGACGACGCCTGCTTTGACTTGGAGCTTCTCGCCGGCAGCTTCCTTTTTGAAGGCCTTGACGACCTTCGCGGCAGCGGACGGATCTTCGTAGCTCCAGGCGATGCCCGTCATGCCGGTGAGCGTCGACTTCAGGCCATCGCTGAACGATTCGCCTTTGAGCGCCTGCTTGACGAGAGTGTTCTTCGCCACCTTGTACTCGACGCCAGCCTTGCGGAACTCGGCGCGGAGTTTGGTTGCGTTCTCCACGGTCATGCCCTGGTAGTTCAGGAACACGGTGGAAGTGGCCTTGGAAAAGCGTGCCTTGATCGTCTCGATCTCGGCGTTCTTCGCCTTCCGCTGAGCGTTGAGCCTCGCGGTTTCCATATCAGGCCTCCTCGGTGGTGCTCATGTACTGAGCCGTATCGATCTTGACGCCGGGCCCCATGGTCGAGGACATCGAGATGCTTCGGAGGTAGGTGCCTTTCGCCGTCGAGGGCTTCGCACGAACGAGCGCGTGAATGAGCGCGTTGGCGTTCTCTGCGAGTGCCTTCTCCGAGAAGGAGCGCTTGCCGACGCGGGCGTGAACGATACCGGCCTTCTCGACTCGGTATTCGATCTTGCCGCCCTTCGCTTCGCGAACGGCGGATCCCACGTCGAACGTCACGGTTCCGACCTTCGGGTTCGGCATGAGCCCTCGGGGACCGAGCACGCGACCGAGCTTACCGACGGCTCCCATCATGTCGGGAGTTGCGATGACGCGGTCGAAGTCGAGGAACCCCTCGGAGACCTTCTGAACCATGTCGTCGCTGCCGGCGAAATCGGCGCCGGCCTCGCGGGCCTCGCGCTCTTTGTCACCCTTGGCGAATACGAGCACGCGAACGGCTTGACCCGTTCCGTGCGGCAGAACGATCGCGCCTCGGACCATTTGGTCCGCGTGCTTGGGATTGACTCCCAGTCGCACGGCGACGTCGACCGTCTCATCGAATTTCGCGAAGCTGGTCTGCTTGACCAGTGCCGCCGCCTCTTCCACCGAGTACTTCTTTGCTCGGTCGAGGAGGCCGTCGGCCTTCGCGCGATTCTTGGATACCTTCGGCATTTTCCTCCTTTCGATCCCGGAGCTCGCTCTTTCGAGTCCACTCCGGTGACCTCCCACCGGAACCGGCACCCGTGCCGCGAAGCACGGAGTCGGGCGGTGGTGGCTGTCTCGACGCGGGGAACCATTTCCACGCGCTGAGAAAGTTGTTTCTTACGTGATGTCGATCCCCATCGAGCGGGCCGTTCCGGCGAAGGAACGCATGGCCGCCTCGACCGAGGTCGTGTTCATGTCTTGGATCTTCTGCTTGGCGAGCTCTTCGAGCTGCTTCTTCGTCACCGAGCCGACCTTCGTCTTGTTGGGCTCCTTCGAACCCGCACCGGGCTTCTTCGACGTCGGCAGGCCTGCCGCCTTCTTCAAGAGCACGCTCGCCGGCGGCGTCTTCAAGATGAACGAGAAGGAGCGGTCCGAGTAGACCGTGATGACGACGGGGATGATCATGTCGCCGCCGGCCGTCTTCGCGTTGAACTCCTTGCAGAACTGCATGATGTTCACGCCGTGCGAGCCGAGCGCCGGACCGACCGGCGGAGCCGGGTTGGCCTTCCCCGCGGGGAGCTGAAGCTTGATGTAACCAGTGACCTTCTTCATCGTTCTCTCAGCCTTCTCAGATGCTCCTACGAGGAGTTTCGGGGGACCGGCTTCTCGCAAGAGCCGCGCCGGTCGCGGGACCGAAGTTCGTAGTCAGCGCAGTGAGGACCGCAAGGGCCTCGGTCGAAAAAAGTAGCGAATCTCGTTGGGACGCCCATCCTGGGGGCCGAAGACTGCTCGGCCGTCCAGCGGAACGAAAGGTTTAGGAGGCTCGTTTCTCCACTTGGGCGAACTCGAGCTCGACGGGGGTAGCGCGGCCGAAGATGGAGACCTTCACCCGAAGCTTCTGCTTGTCGGGCTTCACTTCTTCGACGGTCCCCGAGAAGTTCGCGAAGGCGCCGTCGATGACGCGGATTTCGTCGCCCACTTCGAAGTGGACTCGCGGCTTCGGCTTAACCGCACCCTCGACAATGCTCTTGCGGAGGTCGTCGATCTGCGGCGGGGCGACTTCCTGCGGCTTCTGGTTTCCGATGAAGCCGGTGACCTTGGGGGTGTCCTTGACGACGTGCCAGGCTTCTTCGCCCATCTCCATCTCGACGAAGATGTAGCCGGGGAAACTGGTCTTCTGACGCACCCTGGGCTTCTGACCAGACCGGTTCTCTTGCACCGTCTCCGTCGGAATGAGGATCTCGCCGAAGCGCTCCTCCATGTTGTGCTCCTTGATGCGTTGCTGGAGCGCCTCACGGACTTTGTTCTCAAAGCCCGAATAGGTTTGGATGACGTACCACTTCTTGCTCATGGCGAAATGCTCAGATTCCATAGACGAAGTTGGTGATGAAACTCCAGAAGCGGTCCATCAGCGCGAAGAAGACAGTGGCGACGGCGGTGGTGACGATGACGACGGTGGTCGAGTTGGTAACTTCCTGCTTGGTCGGCCAGGTGACCTTCGAGAGTTCCTGCGCGACTTCCTCCGCCAGCTGGCGGGCTCGGGTCCGACGCCAGTAGTAGACCGCGGCCGCGGCGCCAACCCCCGCCGACAAAATGATCAGAATGTCGTCGCGGGGCTCACCGACCTGGGGCTTGAGCGTGGCGAGCTTCAGCCAGACTCCGTGAATGAGCTTCGTCATGAGGAAGGCGACGATGATCGCGCCACCGAAGTACGCGGCGTACACGAACCGCCGCTCGCCGAGCTGCGCCGGAGCAACGGACTCGTCGCCTTCCGCGGCGACGGGCGCGTCGTCGGCCTTACCCACCTTGGCAAGCGCAGCGGACTCCGTGGCGACGCTTTCGTCGGCCTCGGCGGACTCCTCACGCTCTTTTTCGTCGGTCGTCATCGTTTTCTCGGGTCACTGCGTCTGCAGGGGCTGGGGGATTCGAACCCACGACCTGCGGATTTGGAATCCGCTGCTCTACCAGCTGAGCTAAACCCCTAGGCGGTCTCGTTTCATCCCCGGCGATTGCGCGCTCACTTCGTTTCCTTGTGAGCCGTGTGTTTGTCGCAGCGGGCACAGTACTTCTTGAGCTCGATTCTTCCCTTTTGATCGGGCTTTCTTGTCGTTCGGTAGTTGCGAGCCTCGCAGACCGAACAGACGAGAACGACTTGGACGCGGCTGCTCATGGTGTCTCCGCCGCGCCGAGCCTTGATCCGCTGCATCTCCCAACGGGAAGACGCAGCGGATCCCGGGGCGCGTCACTACTCGAGGATCTTGGTGACGATGCCAGCGCCGACGGTCTTGCCGCCTTCGCGGATGGCGAAGCGCATCTGCTCTTCGAGACCGACGGGCGTGATGAGCTCGATGCTCATGGTCACGTTGTCGCCCGGCATGACCATCTTCACGCCTTCGGGGAGCATGCAGGTGCCCGTCACGTCCGTCGTGCGCATGTAGAACTGCGGACGGTAGTTCGTGAAGAACGGCGTGTGACGGCCGCCCTCTTCCTTCTTCAGGACGTAGACCTCGCCCTCGAACTTCTTGTGCGGCGTCACAGAGCCGGGCTTGCAGAGAATCTGCCCGCGCTCCACGTCGTTCTTTTCGATGCCGCGGAGGAGAACACCGACGTTGTCGCCAGCTTGCCCGGAATCAAGCAGCTTCCGGAACATCTCAACGCCCGTCACCGTCGTCTTCCGCGTGTCGCGGAATCCGATGATCTCGACTTCGTCGCCCGTCTTGATCACGCCGCGCTCGATGCGGCCCGTCACGACCGTGCCGCGACCCTTGATCGAGAACACGTCTTCGATCGCCATCAAGAACGGCTTGTCGATGTCGCGCGCCGGCTCGGGGATCTCGCTGTCGAGAGCCGCGATCAGCTCGCCGATCGACTTCTCCCACTTCTCTTCGCCCTGCAGCGCCGGGTACGCCGCCACGCGAACGATCTTCGCGTCGTCGCCCTTGAACTTGTACTTCGACAGAAGCTCGCGAACTTCCATCTCGACCAAGTCGAGCATTTCCGCGTCTTCCACCGCGTCGCACTTGTCGAGCGCAACGACGATGTGGTTCAAACCAACCTGTCGAGCCAGAAGAACGTGCTCGCGCGTCTGCGGCATGACCGAGTCAAGCGCGCTCACCACGAGGATCG from Myxococcales bacterium includes these protein-coding regions:
- the rplL gene encoding 50S ribosomal protein L7/L12, giving the protein MADLTKEQVVDFLSNMPVIQLAEMIKTLEDKWGVKAAPVAVAAGPAAGGGAAAAPAEEKTEFTVELKESGANKINVIKVVREITGLGLKEAKDLVEGAPKTLKEGVSKAEAEDFKKKLEEAGAKVELK
- a CDS encoding 50S ribosomal protein L10, whose amino-acid sequence is METARLNAQRKAKNAEIETIKARFSKATSTVFLNYQGMTVENATKLRAEFRKAGVEYKVAKNTLVKQALKGESFSDGLKSTLTGMTGIAWSYEDPSAAAKVVKAFKKEAAGEKLQVKAGVVDGTILTGKAVEEQLATMPGKDELRATLLATFQAPMQQLVALLQAPTQNFVYALAAKERKG
- a CDS encoding 50S ribosomal protein L1; translation: MPKVSKNRAKADGLLDRAKKYSVEEAAALVKQTSFAKFDETVDVAVRLGVNPKHADQMVRGAIVLPHGTGQAVRVLVFAKGDKEREAREAGADFAGSDDMVQKVSEGFLDFDRVIATPDMMGAVGKLGRVLGPRGLMPNPKVGTVTFDVGSAVREAKGGKIEYRVEKAGIVHARVGKRSFSEKALAENANALIHALVRAKPSTAKGTYLRSISMSSTMGPGVKIDTAQYMSTTEEA
- the rplK gene encoding 50S ribosomal protein L11 gives rise to the protein MKKVTGYIKLQLPAGKANPAPPVGPALGSHGVNIMQFCKEFNAKTAGGDMIIPVVITVYSDRSFSFILKTPPASVLLKKAAGLPTSKKPGAGSKEPNKTKVGSVTKKQLEELAKQKIQDMNTTSVEAAMRSFAGTARSMGIDIT
- the nusG gene encoding transcription termination/antitermination protein NusG; this encodes MSKKWYVIQTYSGFENKVREALQQRIKEHNMEERFGEILIPTETVQENRSGQKPRVRQKTSFPGYIFVEMEMGEEAWHVVKDTPKVTGFIGNQKPQEVAPPQIDDLRKSIVEGAVKPKPRVHFEVGDEIRVIDGAFANFSGTVEEVKPDKQKLRVKVSIFGRATPVELEFAQVEKRAS
- the secE gene encoding preprotein translocase subunit SecE; this encodes MTKLIHGVWLKLATLKPQVGEPRDDILIILSAGVGAAAAVYYWRRTRARQLAEEVAQELSKVTWPTKQEVTNSTTVVIVTTAVATVFFALMDRFWSFITNFVYGI
- the rpmG gene encoding 50S ribosomal protein L33 yields the protein MSSRVQVVLVCSVCEARNYRTTRKPDQKGRIELKKYCARCDKHTAHKETK
- the tuf gene encoding elongation factor Tu is translated as MAKEKFNRTKPHVNVGTIGHIDHGKTTLTASLVKVQSKKNLAKVISYQDIAKGGTVRDATKTVTIAASHVEYESEKRHYAHVDCPGHADYIKNMITGAAQMDGAILVVSALDSVMPQTREHVLLARQVGLNHIVVALDKCDAVEDAEMLDLVEMEVRELLSKYKFKGDDAKIVRVAAYPALQGEEKWEKSIGELIAALDSEIPEPARDIDKPFLMAIEDVFSIKGRGTVVTGRIERGVIKTGDEVEIIGFRDTRKTTVTGVEMFRKLLDSGQAGDNVGVLLRGIEKNDVERGQILCKPGSVTPHKKFEGEVYVLKKEEGGRHTPFFTNYRPQFYMRTTDVTGTCMLPEGVKMVMPGDNVTMSIELITPVGLEEQMRFAIREGGKTVGAGIVTKILE